A part of Phoenix dactylifera cultivar Barhee BC4 chromosome 2, palm_55x_up_171113_PBpolish2nd_filt_p, whole genome shotgun sequence genomic DNA contains:
- the LOC103701348 gene encoding pentatricopeptide repeat-containing protein At3g12770-like, giving the protein MFSPSPSAAVRSLSSLLRLAAGAGSLRLAHRAHARAFPIGLHRHPVLSSALISAYSRLGFPSLSRLVFDSAAATGAPSNIFLWNALLAAYSRAGLFIEPLAIFRRMRTHQSPDHFTLAILAKASAELVDSGTGRGIHSLVIRLGFGSDTVMANSLILLYFRCGSPHDARQVFDEIPARSVASWNVLISELVSLRDGLDEEEEVWKVIIRMQMEGVKPDGFTVTTILPLCSWLRGREIHCFVLRNDLGLGSDFHVGSCLIDMYSKSGHVDFGRRIFDGMASKNLVAWTAMIAGYVENGDFKEALRLFRVMQFRDGLVPNKVTLVSVLPAIGSLASLVDGKQVHSFAIRADLHGEVSLNNALIDMYSKCGSLNYARHIFDDESWHKDVISWSSMISCYGIHGKGKEAIVLFNEMCSLGVKLDQITSLAVLSACDRVGLISEGVDIYNSLVKNHGVFPSVEMCSCMVDMLGRAGQLNQAVDFINSMPVAPSSSVWGALFGASVIHNNQKMQDLASRFLLQSEPENPSNYVSLSNLHASSGRWDCVEQVRTRMKERGLRKMTGYSWINVNRW; this is encoded by the coding sequence atGTTCTCCCCTTCCCCCTCGGCCGCCGTCCGGTCCCTCTCCAGCCTCCTCCGTCTCGCCGCCGGTGCCGGCTCCCTCCGCCTTGCCCATCGAGCCCACGCCCGCGCCTTCCCCATTGGCCTCCACCGCCACCCCGTCCTCTCGTCCGCTCTCATCTCCGCCTACTCCCGCCTCGgcttcccctccctctctcgcCTCGTCTTCGACTCCGCCGCGGCCACCGGCGCCCCGTCCAACATCTTCCTCTGGAACGCCCTCCTCGCCGCCTACTCCCGCGCCGGCCTCTTCATCGAGCCCCTCGCCATCTTCCGCCGCATGCGCACTCACCAATCTCCTGATCATTTCACCCTCGCCATCCTGGCCAAGGCCTCCGCCGAGCTTGTCGACTCCGGCACCGGCAGAGGCATCCATTCCCTCGTTATCCGCCTCGGGTTCGGCTCCGACACCGTGATGGCCAACTCCCTGATACTTTTGTACTTCAGATGCGGGAGTCCCCATGATGCTCGGCAGGTGTTTGATGAAATTCCTGCGAGGAGTGTCGCTTCTTGGAATGTGCTGATTTCTGAGTTGGTGAGTTTGAGGGATGGCttggatgaggaggaggaggtgtggAAGGTCATAATTCGGATGCAGATGGAAGGAGTGAAGCCGGATGGCTTCACGGTCACAACTATTCTACCTTTGTGTAGCTGGCTTCGTGGGAGGGAGATCCATTGTTTTGTTCTAAGAAATGATCTGGGTCTGGGTTCGGATTTCCATGTGGGAAGTTGCCTGATCGACATGTACTCAAAGAGCGGACATGTGGATTTTGGAAGGCGGATTTTTGATGGAATGGCGTCCAAGAATCTGGTCGCTTGGACAGCCATGATTGCGGGTTATGTGGAGAATGGGGATTTCAAAGAAGCTCTGAGGCTTTTCCGGGTGATGCAATTCAGAGATGGCTTAGTGCCCAATAAGGTCACTTTGGTAAGTGTCCTCCCTGCAATTGGATCTCTTGCAAGTTTGGTGGATGGGAAGCAAGTTCACAGCTTTGCCATCAGAGCAGATTTGCATGGAGAAGTTTCTTTGAACAATGCTTTAATTGATATGTACTCCAAATGTGGAAGCTTGAATTATGCAAGACATATATTTGATGATGAATCTTGGCATAAGGATGTCATCTCTTGGAGCTCGATGATTTCGTGCTATGGTATTCATGGCAAGGGAAAAGAAGCCATTGTATTGTTTAATGAaatgtgcagtcttggagtcaaACTAGATCAAATAACCAGTTTAGCAGTTCTCTCAGCCTGTGATAGGGTGGGTTTGATATCTGAAGGTGTTGATATTTATAATTCTTTGGTAAAGAACCATGGTGTTTTTCCCAGTGTTGAGATGTGTTCCTGTATGGTTGATATGTTAGGACGAGCTGGCCAGCTGAATCAAGCTGTGGATTTTATAAATTCAATGCCAGTTGCACCCTCTTCTAGTGTTTGGGGAGCTCTTTTTGGTGCTTCTGTGATTCATAATAACCAGAAAATGCAAGATCTGGCTTCCAGGTTCCTTCTTCAGTCAGAACCAGAGAATCCATCAAATTATGTATCTCTATCAAATTTACATGCCTCTTCTGGAAGATGGGATTGCGTGGAACAAGTGAGGACAAGAATGAAAGAACGAGGGTTGAGAAAGATGACTGGGTACAGTTGGATTAATGTCAACA